A single region of the Salmo salar chromosome ssa16, Ssal_v3.1, whole genome shotgun sequence genome encodes:
- the LOC100196247 gene encoding small EDRK-rich factor 2 isoform X1 encodes MTRGNQRDLARARNAKKQGNDKGKKADDGMSAAARKLRDAEIMQQKQKKANDPKPADEKAK; translated from the exons ATGACAA GGGGGAATCAGCGTGACCTTGCTCGTGCTAGAAATGCCAAAAAACAAGGGAATGACAAGGGAAAGAAAGCTGATGATGGCATGTCTGCAGCTGCGAGGAAGCTGAG GGATGCAGAGATAATGCAACAGAAGCAGAAAAAAGCCAATGACCCTAAGCCGGCCGATGAGAAAGCCAAATAG
- the LOC100196247 gene encoding small EDRK-rich factor 2 (The RefSeq protein has 1 frameshift compared to this genomic sequence), whose protein sequence is MTRGNQRDLARARNAKKQGNDKGKKADDGMSAAARKLRDAEIMQQKQKKSQ, encoded by the exons ATGACAA GGGGGAATCAGCGTGACCTTGCTCGTGCTAGAAATGCCAAAAAACAAGGGAATGACAAGGGAAAGAAAGCTGATGATGGCATGTCTGCAGCTGCGAGGAAGCTGAG GGATGCAGAGATAATGCAACAGAAGCAGAAAA GCCAATGA